The following are from one region of the [Chlorobium] sp. 445 genome:
- the yajC gene encoding preprotein translocase subunit YajC produces MLSLLQVFSIFFFAPPSGNPNETPNPLIQIVPLILVVAVFYFFMIRPQQKKEKERQKALDALKKGDKVVTIGGLHGTIVEINQEKKTVVIQAADNIRLKFDRSAIATVEKTETADKLEAAK; encoded by the coding sequence ATGTTAAGTTTACTGCAAGTTTTTTCCATATTCTTCTTTGCTCCACCAAGCGGTAACCCAAACGAGACGCCAAATCCGCTGATTCAAATTGTCCCGCTGATTTTGGTGGTCGCTGTGTTTTACTTCTTTATGATTCGTCCGCAGCAAAAAAAAGAAAAGGAGCGGCAAAAGGCACTTGATGCACTAAAGAAAGGTGACAAGGTGGTGACAATTGGCGGATTGCACGGCACAATTGTAGAGATTAATCAAGAAAAGAAGACGGTGGTCATTCAAGCTGCTGACAATATCCGACTTAAATTTGACCGTTCAGCAATTGCTACGGTTGAAAAAACGGAAACAGCCGACAAACTTGAGGCGGCAAAATAG